The window AGCAGGCTCCGAGACAATCCCTTCCGTCCTTTCACGGCTCCTCCGTTTCCTCGCCGGCCAGAGGGTCGTCGGCCAGGGGCACAAGTCCCGCCTCTTGCAGCTGACGCCGCAGCGCCCGGATGACATCTTTCAGCTCAGCCATGCGAATCTCCCGTCCCGTCATCAGGCGGAGTAGGCGGCGTTGCTGCTCGTATCGGGCCTGGAGTTCGGCCTCCAGTCGCTTGCGCTCGCTGATGTCCACTACCATGCCCACAAATCCCCGCAGGGTGCGATCGGCGTCGCGCACCCCGGCGGGGGCGACCAGCGCGCTGAAGCGAGAGCCGTCCTTCCGCAAGAGCTCCAGCTCGATGAGGTCCGCCCATTCCTTGCCGGCCCCCCGGCTGGCCAAACGCTGGGCCACCAGCTCGCGGAACTCGGGGGCGACCACGTCCAGGAGGTGCAGCCTCCCTACAATCTCGGCGGGCTCGGCGCCGTACATCTGCGCCACACGGCGATTGACGTAAAGGAATCGCCCCTCGGCGTCCGTCTCGTATACGCCGACCATCGGATTCTCAAGGATCTGCTCCATTCTCCCCGCCAGCTCGGCCAACTCCACGGAGAGCCGCCGGGCGCGCAAGAGGATCTCCACTCGTGCCGCCAGCTCCACCTTTGCGATAGGTGTGACGACAAGCTCGTCGACTGTCTTCCAGAGGTGGCGGGTCACCAGGCGAACGTCACGGCGCGAGCAGATCAAGAGGTAGGGCAGGAAAACCGGTTCTTCCTGCCTTTTCCTTTCCCGGATCTCATTCTCGAGGGCGTCGAGGGCGCGAGCGTCCAAGATACCCAGGTCGAAAGGCACCTGCGGAAGCCCCGCGGCCTCTTCCACGCACACCTCGTACCGTTCTCCCAGCCACTCCCGGAGGAGCCGGCGGTTCTCGGCGT of the candidate division KSB1 bacterium genome contains:
- a CDS encoding PAS domain S-box protein, which encodes MERVLVLVEHAENRRLLREWLGERYEVCVEEAAGLPQVPFDLGILDARALDALENEIRERKRQEEPVFLPYLLICSRRDVRLVTRHLWKTVDELVVTPIAKVELAARVEILLRARRLSVELAELAGRMEQILENPMVGVYETDAEGRFLYVNRRVAQMYGAEPAEIVGRLHLLDVVAPEFRELVAQRLASRGAGKEWADLIELELLRKDGSRFSALVAPAGVRDADRTLRGFVGMVVDISERKRLEAELQARYEQQRRLLRLMTGREIRMAELKDVIRALRRQLQEAGLVPLADDPLAGEETEEP